The DNA region CCAGGAGGATGCACACTCTCATCAAGGGTCCTCTCTAGACTGGTTTAATGTGATCCTCCCCACTGTTCACAGAACAGAGCTAATTAGGCACCTTTTTGTTATGTTAAATGCCCTATCAGAGCCGAAATCAGTTGTGGTAGgactgtgtttctgcccagcctgcaaagagccAAAAACCactaagagactgatgtgcagaggtcacagcagaggggcaggtggcagcagaaggcgACTGACAGTCAGCTGGTGAATGAATGGCTGGTGCCCCAGAGTGGAGAGGCGCAGCCAGAGCAGTGAGCAagccaccagcagggcagctgatGGACACGCGCGGTGACAGCAGTGAGCAGGCGGTCGTCAGGGTGGCTGTCAGAGAAGGGTGGTGAGCAAGTGCCTGAGCAGAGGAACGAGTAAGGTACCTCTTTAGCCCACCCAGGTGGGGAGAGGTGAGCTCTGCAAAttcacctctgaactctgggtctgcactgaccaaggacagtaaccatgagtggggtgcagagaaggattgggcatgtgaaagggacttttgggttgctggacttaagaacctgaggggaaaaggacactgcacaacctacttggaggtgggtcttttactcatagtttatgtttatgaaccctgtttttggagttttcccaaattaatgtcgagttacttccctccttttattaaaaatttcttttctacactcagattcTGTGCCTGTGAGTgcagaagtattgcctctcaaaggcgcccaggggtggtgtgtaaatttcccaggttactggatgggggctcgagctgggtctgtgttgtatcaatggaaaggaatcctagatattgaacccagccctgatTGCTGCTGGCTTCATCTGGCAGAAGGGTAACACAAAAATCTCTTCCTTGGGGCTGGAAAAGGTACTCAGAATGCCACAACTGAATACAAGGTTGAACAGATAgttcagcataagtagttaacacatactctaagggaccattcaaggtgaagtggcccattaacatcaCCGAAGTCATCGGACAAAAAGGAACAATTTAGttcaaatggtttaaaaaaaattgaaaaattgaaaaaccaaaagggatacatacaggaaatggaaggaggggcacATCACCAAGGAAGTATATATGGGAACAGTGCAAGAGTGTAcggacaaaatcaggaaagccaaggcaaagaatgagttacacctacaagaaatgttagagacaacaagaagggtttcttcaaatACGTCAGACAAAAATAAAGATCCAGGGTGGTGTGGGTCTGCTGCTCAAaggagaaggtgagctggtaacagaagatgataggaaggcagagctgcccagTGCCTCCAtttcttcagtcttctcacaaaaaagaACATGTACCCAGATGACTAGTaaagttaccatagacaataaaggggaagggatgcagatcagAATAAATAAAGAACGCATCAGAAATCTTCTGATCAATTTCAATGACTTCAAATCAGTGGAGCTGGATGCTATTTAACTGAGGTACTGAAAGAACTAGCTGAAGGAATCTTGGAGCCGCTCGCAATAATATTTACACACTCATGGACGACAGGTggggtcccagaagactggagaagagctaatatagtgcccatctttaacaagggggaaaaggaggagctgggaaactatagaccagtcaggcTGACTTCAATACCTGGGAACCACTAGAGCACTGTAtaaaatattcaatttgtgaatacctggaggataaaggggtgatcactagcagccagcatggatttaccaagaacaaattatgccaaatgagcttgatttccttctttgacagggtaactgatttggtAGATAGGGGAatgtggtggacataatatatCTGGACTTCATCAAGGCCGTTGACACAGCCCCACATAACATTCTAATAAGAAAGCAGGAGAAATGTGGGCTCAACAGAACTgtcattaagtggatacataattgtttaaacaaccacaaacaaagagtaactattaatggaatgaatCGGATTGgggggaggtctcaagtggggttccacagggatctgttctgagtCTAGTgttgtttaaaatcttttttgactacctggatgtaggaatagagagcacacTGATCAGCTTTTCAGATGAAACAAAGCTGGGAGGGTTaccaatactttggaggatagagctaaaattcagagggataaattggagaactggactatagacaataaaatgaaattcaacaaagaaatAAGGTGCTACAATgtggggaagaaaaaccaaattcacaaatacagaatgggggaaaactggcttggcagcagtacAGCTCAGAAGGATCTGGGTGGTGTGGTGGATCACGACCTCCAATGCAacgttgtaaaaaaagcaaatgcaattttaggcaAGTCATAGGAGGTGATTGTACCATTCTACTCAGTGCTGGTTAGGCCCCAGCAATACTGTGTCCCATTTTGGTcatcaatgtatagaaaggatgtagagaaactgtaAGGAGCCAGAgatgagtgacaaagatgatcaaagggattgAATGCTAACCCTGTGAGCACAGGCTGAATTAACTGGGTATATTTAGGAGATAAAGAGGCGGGGGGAATGTgctagcagtcttcaaatatgtgaaaggctgccataaaaaagatggagaaaagttgttctcttttgccatagAGATCAgtacaagaggcaatgggttcttCAAATTatagcacagcagatttagattaactCTCAGGAAAACCTTCCTaattgtaagaacagtaggacaaggGAACAGACTGCCTCGGAAGTCGTGGAAGCTTCGTCACAGGAGCTTTTCAAAAATAGGCTggagagccatctgtcttggatggcttagacacaacaaatcctgcatcttggcagggggttagactagatgaccattgcagtcccttctaatcctatgattctatgatatattaAGAAAAACgaaaggaggggaaagagagaaaaaaaagaacaggaaacagtaaattgttttaaaatggttTCATGAATACAGTTCTAGTGCTTAGCCATTTCTAAAAATTCAGATTCCCACTAATAGAACACAGCATCATTCTGCACCCATTGAGAAAGTGATGCCACACAATTCAGAAATCCCCACACTGTGCTACCCAATAGCTAATTACACAGTGTTGAAATATATGTACACCAACACGAATCGTGTATGCCCAAAGCTACAATACCAGTTTCTGTTTCATTCGGAGAGGGGTGCATGtgtctgaaggaattcaaatcaAATTTAGTTTAAATGAAGGACCACATTTTTTTCAGATTGAAAATCATCAGCAAATATAAACTACAATGTCCTAGTCAAAAATACAAAAATACCAAGCTATTTCAAGGGTGATTTTATCTGATCTAAACATAATTTATTttgtccctaccttccagcagccAGGATCAATGTGCTTCACTGTTCCAGGAGTGTCTTGCAATGGACTCTTTTTGCAAATTTATCCAAATTTCTTTTCACAAACACTGTCTGCCCAGTATCCATCCTGAAGGCAGTTTGGGAAGAAGATTGTCGGTTAAGAGGAACTAAAATTCTTTACACAACtgcttattttctttctttttcttttttttggcaactttcctttaaaaataaaaaagaaatatgctTATTATTTTTTCCCTGAAGCTAGTCCATGAGTTGATTCATAAAGAAGCTACAGCTGTTGAATTGAGCTGGCCTGAAGCCTGGGTACAGAGTTACAAGGATTGCTGGATATGCTAGAGAAGTAAATGTATTATCGTATCTTAATACTGATCTAAGTTTCTCTAAAATTTAAAGCATAAACTTGCCGAGCAACTAGAGATATCATCATATGGTATTATTCTAAAACAAGTTCTCCAGTTTTTGGACAtctaattgaaaataaaaaacagaaagaaaatatgtTGTTAATGCATAGATATAATTGCATTATTTCACCTGTCCTTTCATAACAACACAATCTTCTTGTCTGCTCTTTGCAATGGTTGGTTCTCCATGGAGCCACTTTGTGTATGTCACAGGCATCTTATCACTCCATTCAAAACACATTTGAATCCTGAGGTCATTCAAACCAATCCACAGCTCAACAATTGGCTCTAAGAACATAAATTCAGCTATGTTTTTATCTGCATTGTAATAATTTTCAGGAGCAGATTTTATGACGATGAGCTGAAATTGTTACATTGCATTACAAAGCCTTTCCAGATATATTGACAATGATGTCTACTTAATGTCTATTTCATGTTCATTCAAGAAGAGATAGGAAATACCACCAGGAAAGCAAATCATTCTACTTAGCGGCAGTATTGGCTGCTCTTTTTGTGACCACAGCAGTTACCCAATGCTGCAGTAACTGGGGGCTGTGATttcaaacctcgatgccaactctgcccacatatctacaccagcgacaccatcacaggacctaaccagatcagccacaccatcaccggttcattcacctgcacgtccaccaatgtaatatatgccatcatatgccagcaacgcccctctgctatgtacatcggccaaactggacagtcgctacggaaaaggataaacggacgcaaatcaggtattaggaatggcaatatacaaaaacctgtaggagaacacttcaacctccctggccacactatagcagaccttaaggtggccatcctgcagcaaaaaaacttcaggaccagaattcaaagagaaactgctgagcttcagttcatctgcaaatttgacaccatcagctcaggattaaacaaagattgtgaatggtttgccaattacaaaaccagtttctcctcccttggttttcacacctcaactgctagaacagggcctcatcctccctgattgaactacctcattatctctagcttgcctgcatatatatacctgcccctggaaatttccaccacgtgcatctgatgaagtgggtattcaccaacgaaagctcatgctccaaaacgtctgttagtctataaggtgccacaggattctttgctgttcttacaataaataaaaatatttcagaacaaTTCAAGTTAGAGCCTGGAATAAGTGTGgttaaatttgaaattaattatgcaattaattaaaaataaaagcagagttAAGATactggaagtattttttttcttattctgcATATAAATATGTCAGGCTATTAGATCTATCTGCTATGATACACAGAATTTGGGGTAGAAAATATAAACACATTCAaccaagactgaaaaaaatgggatCAATGCCAACTGGATTTCACAGTCTGAAAACATCAACACTGCAAAATGTGCAAATTTGGACAAAATGATGTTTTATAATTCCAGATGTAATATTTTCACATGATGCATTGCATCTAATTATGTTTTGTATATTATCACAACAGTAGTGAAGGATATGCTTATCTTCATTTTGGATGgaatgtggtttgcagggtgcttatgcatagggaagcatgctatGGCTCACCACCTtaggaacattctagagaagGCCAGGGGGAGGTGGTTGAGCTCAGCACAGGGAATGAGAaactatgagcatgtgataaacaaatcCATTTATGGAAAGGTAAAATCTGATTGGTTAGATGTTCatgttatataacttgttatgtaagtgccatgtgctataaaatagcaaggggaggggctccttgctggagggactctgtcTGATtttttgtaccaggggctctccTTTTGTACATATTGAATAAAGCCTTGCTGAATTGAATCGCATCAGATCGCACTGAATCGCATCACATAGAATCGAAGTCCCTtgattctacccagcatcagactcattgtgaaccacaaaatcccaacaGTAGCAATTATCTCTCTGTATATGTTTACTTTCTACATCATAGGTTCTCATTAAATAgtttgtcagagacaggatagctGCCTTTATTTTCTCAGAAAAGTGGTGCTGCAGTAAATCGTTCCCTTTGCCAGTTACAGGTTCTAATACCTAGGAACCAATTCCATTTGACTTTATCAGGTGGTGATATGCGCCCATACTGCAGTCTTTATAGGGCTTCCAGTGATCACCCTGCTGCttgctaaggcccagatccagtGACCTCTCAAGGCAAAGGGGAGTCGTTCTTGGAAGTTCAGAACACATTGTAGCAGGTGCTAAACATCCTGAACTCCTATTGGCTTCACGTGCGGAAGCACAATCCATTTTACTTCTTTGTGAAGTTAAATTATGTCAGGATGTCCATGGTTTGGATGGTCACCtctgtttttataaataaaaaaaacaaaaataaattgtttaaacTTAGGTGTGATTTGAGTTCTAGAAAAGTTGCCAAAGATTAGACATCCTACtttagaaaaattaaataatGGTATTATTCCTAGAGTATTTTAAACAGGGGAATGGGTAGAATGGTTTGTTCTGTGCAACCAGCAAAACAGAAcatatgcaatttttaaaaagaattacttTTGGATGAAGCAAATTTGTAAtttcatataaataaaaatgcatttctgTTGCATAGCTCTGCAGACCAAATCcatacaatttaaataaaaagcttttactgtaattTTTATTGACAGACCTAcctgagggaagagagaaagaatccAAAGTGGAGTTTTCCCTTTTACAAATATAGCCAACTTTCTGATCACATTCACGGTTTTCCCATTTAGCATCTTTTCTAGGATTCAGTACTGCACAGATTTTCTCAGGTTCCAGGGAAGGATTTCCTTCGAAAAATGAATTCAAAGCCAGTGAAATTCCTGTAGGCAGTGCAAATCctcatgtttgttttgtttcttttcccataTAGATTATGGACTCAGCATTTCattggtattattatttttatactgTAGCTAAAGAAATGTGTTCAAAAATAGTTCTTTACTTGACAATGTCCCCTTAAACACTTGTGATAAAATATGAATTACATAACATCTGATGTAATATTCAACTGGGGTCAGGTCATACTGGTATGACTGCTGAATAGTGAACGTAATgagacaaattctgcccttattTACTGTCATGAAATCTGAGGACACaatttggcccaatatttttGTGCACTGCATATTCCCCTATTGATTCTTGTGCATGATTTCAGTTCATGCTAGGAATTATATACATATGTATTGAAAGAAGAACTTACCCCAGTGTTTGAATAATCAGACACTAACGATTAAGAGAAATTGTATGCATTAAAGGGGAACATTCATATTCCTTTTATAAATTCTATTTGTCTTTTAGAAAGTAAAAGAAGATAAGTAGAAAATCATATTTGCTAAAATTATTGGACACGAGAATTTTATTACTGACCTATATAACCCATTGTCAAGGGAATGCAGAAACAACCTGAGTGAAGGCTGTAGGAGGCCAAGGCACAAGGCTCCCCTATCTCTTGAATAAACAGGGTGGGGCAGGAAGTTTGATGGGACCAGCAGGGAATAGACAAACCCTGGAGTCATAGGGAAGATAGAGACAGGCCTGAGTCTGAAGCCGTCCCCCAGTCATGGTGTCAGAAAAGGTAGGTAGCCATATACCCCAACACCAAAGGAACTTTCAGATTTGGTGAGGGtcaggaaaagaaaatcaaatacatttgcTCAGGAAGCAAATATAATGTTGAATAAAATTGGGGTTTGTGAGGCAGCTGAGATCATAACAGGAATTTTGAATTTGAGCCACCTCATTGTTACTGTGATAACAGTAGAGATTACTTCAGGGCTAGAATGTAAATGCACAGGGACTCAGATGGTCAAAGACTCTTTAGGATATAAAACGAGAAGAAATGCCCAAAAATAAGGAGGAGAAACTCTGAAAAAGACTAAAACTCACTGCCACTGAGAACTGACACCTTGAGATGCTCTCAGATGGAGATGGTGAAGTTTAAGGGGCACCAAGAGAATGTTGGATGTCTTAATTGACTCAACATTACCTCTAAATACATGCCTTATGCAACCCAGCCGTTACCCAGACAGGGGCTCTGTAGGATTTTATTGCATTTTACTTTTGATATATGATTAGATGAcgatttctgttttgttttcgttttttattttcagattacGTATTAAAGCATAACTCCACTGTCAAATCTTTAAAGTGGAGCTCAATGATGATCTATTCACATGGCTATCATTACAAATGCTATATTTATATGTCAGATAGTACAAAATTGTAACTGAGATCCACTCAACAGTCTAGCTGCAGATTTTCATCCTTAAAACCATTCTAAAAATTATCCATACCTAGATCccaatttaaatatctgaaatgacTGCTGCCACTCCATTGCCATCCATAGTTGAAATTCAGACTGTTAAATCCAATCCACAGAGCAGATCTCATCCTGTCAATTAAATCTaaaccaaaagaaattaaaatacatCATCATATATTAGTTGTAAAATACTTTACAGGCACAATGTTTTGAAGAGGCTAATAGATGTCTGTTTAGTGGTTTCCAAAAGTGTTTGCAATAAGCTTTGGCAATGAAAAGCATTAAGTGctgcaaataatattttattactaAATTCACTCTAAGTTTTGATGCAAAATCATTCAAAGGCTTAATTCAAACAGAGCCTATATTTATGTGCACAATATTTATGTGAGCTGCTGACAGGGTTAATCCAGTCAGGTGTTTCATGTGAAAGGAAATTCCCAGAATGCTGTATGTATTGGAATTTCTATATGAGGAACAGCTGAAtttccagtactgtaagcttATAAATGGCAGTATCTAGTGTAATATGCAACAAAACAGCTCTGCCTTCAGTTTTATCATATCAAGGACATTTCCTAAATTGCTTTTCTTTGAGGTTGATATCCTTGTATTTACTGCAAAGGGAATTGAATCAGACACTTTCTAAGCCATTTAAATGGTAATTCCACATCACGTTTCAAAAACATCACTTTCTGCGTTTAGGTTTTTTCCTATGAGTTAGCACATATTGCTAATATTCAAAAGTCTCATTAATTACAATAGATGAATTGCTTCCATAATTCACCTCTCAGATACATTTGCTCATGTATCTCTGTGATGCTTAATAATTCTGCATTCTGTTGCTGGCAGCTTTTCCTTGCTTGGTGCCATGTTAGAGCTGATTGGAAGTTTATCTGGTAGTGGGTGCCTGTCAAAGGGTCTGTAGTCCAAAATCTGTGAGTTTCATTATCTGCATGAGAGAAGTGGGATGCAATGTTGACATTTATTCTGATTAATACATATAAAATGTATGATAAAATTTAACTGTGAGTGTACTTGTAAAGTAGCACTGTTCCAATCGAGAAAACAGAATCCTTTCTTTAAAAGTGGGAGTCTGTTATTTTGCtccatggatgaaatcctgatcacactgaagtcaatgggataagCCATTAATTTCAacggggccaagatttcacctgaTATATTCAGTTTCATAGCTCAAACGTGACAATCTTCCAAAGAAAGAAATACAATGGGGCAAATCCTGCACCTTCCTCCATAGCACTACACAGCCCCAGTCATAATAGATTTAACATGGTTCCACAACAAGGAGTAGAGAATAGGTAAGAATTTGGGGTTCCTGCCCAGAATATCTACAGTCTCATACATGACAAAGCACAACTCTTGGGTGGCTCCCTGTGCATTTCCATGCTGCCATATTTGGGAGGTGGGGTTAGGCAGGCCTAGAAAGGATTAGAGTTGACTCAACAGCCATTGCAGCCTCAGGAAGGAGTTATTTGTTTCTAGTTTTATGGCCAAATTCAGCACTGGTTAAGGCAGATTCACAGCTGCTTTGCGTCACAGGAGAGGCACAAAACAGTCACAGCAAACTGGTGAATCTGGTCTTTGACTTTCTCATTctgaaaaagcaagaaaatcAAAAGCAAATGATGACATTGATGAAATATGAAGGCTGAGATTGCATTTGTATTATCTTCTTTAAATTCAAAGTTCACCTTCCTAGTGTGACCTTCTCTCTAATCTCATGTGTGTATCCATTTCAATAGGGTCATGGAGCCAGagagtttagggccagaagggaccactagatcatctagtctgaccctcctGTGAATcataggccaccaacaccacccagcacccaaacactAAGCACAACAACTGAAATCAAATCAAAGTATTACAACCCACAGAAGATTAAACTACTGTATGCTACAGGCAAAGAATACGAcagactgaggtgcaccagtgctggagGCCTGTACCCACATGCTGCaaagaaatgtgaaaaaaaacaacggtactgccaatctgacctgaggaaaattccttcctgaccctacatATGGCTATCAACTGAGTATTTGGATCTCCAGGAAGATTGTAATGGCCTGATTCTacaacccttactcatgctggGTCAGGTCCTGTGGCCCATTCTGTTCCCTTTCACCACCCAGGAGACTGCTGACATCTCCTAAGGGGATATAGATCTAGCATAGCCAGCTCCAATGTCTATGACATAggagatagcaagtatgaaaaatcaggacagaggacGGGGAGAAATAGGCAccaatataagacaaagccccaaatatcaggactgtccctataaaatcgggacatctagtcaccctacctgCAAATGCAATATAGGGGGCCTGACAAAGATGTAGAGGCAATATGCTGCTGCTATCCATAGCTGGCAGTAAGGGAAGTAGCCCCTGAGGCAACTGATAGTGGCTGCCTGATTCACTTGTGGTTTTATGCTGACTACAATAGAATTTAGAGTTGCTTAGAGATACTGCTCAAAACTCTGCAATTGATAACAATCCCCAATTAGCCAGAGTTCTTTTATATGGATGCCTCTACTGCACTAGATTTCACATTATTGCCCTGTAAGAAATGTTATAGGGTGGAAGTAGAGGATGATGCAAAATAAATCCGTTCAAGTTTTTGCCTTGTGAACATGACACTGTCAGTGACATTTCAGCAGTGTTGTTCTGTTTCCTAAATATTATGCTATTATATACTCTAAATCAACATTCAGAACTTAGATTTTAACAGGCAAAATCCATACAACTCATCTGTGTCAAAGTCTGCTGTTGTTCCACACCATAGCAAGTCATCTGACCTGGCAGCATCTGTACACTCAGCATACCATTTACCACTCAGCTTGAAAGGGAATACACAGGGTGCCCCATTGGCATTTCCTAGCAATGTAAATAAATCTGAGGATACAAAATGATAGGTCAGTATAggaatagtaataaaaataaggaAGCTTGAGGTGCCCAACTCTCTAATCCTCTGTATCACACCTGGGAGGGCCACTGTATGCATAGTCACTGATGGCCAACTGTTACTCTCAGAGCAGCATAAGACAGCCAAGGAAACACTGTGTGACTTACACATTTGGTCCGTGTTATCATTAGCTGTGGCAGCTGGAAATTGAACCTTCAGAACTCATGCTCATGAGCTGGTGAAAGCACCTAGTTATTTTCACTAACTTCATTTTAAGATAAAGTTCtttgaatggaaaaaaaagtgTACCTTGTATAGTTTCATTTTTAACAATTGTATATTTTTAAGTAAATATCTTTTCAGTTCACTTTTAAAAGGACTTTTCATCTTCTAAAGACACTTACAGCATTTGGAGGAACTGTACACAgaattgattttcttttctgataTTAATGGGCCATCAAAGTAGAAGTGTGAAGTAAGCAGAGGTAAATTTGTGCCTCTCATCCAGTAACTACAATGTACTTTACTAGCACATATACTGCAGCTGATGAGACTAACACAAGttacatttaataattaaaaataatgtaattccatttttgttttacaaataagACAACAAATGTTACACTTTTTTTCCTTCATGGTGCTGAATAAATCATATCATGGTATGATTCCTGTGTAAAGTGAAGAGTATGTTTGCAGGGTTGGgatcggggcggctccaggccccagcacgccaagcgcgtgcttggggcagcattcatcggggggtgctctgccggtcaccggg from Gopherus evgoodei ecotype Sinaloan lineage chromosome 2, rGopEvg1_v1.p, whole genome shotgun sequence includes:
- the LOC115644815 gene encoding macrophage mannose receptor 1-like, giving the protein MILSMLLVFLSLIHSALQLLDNEIFLIYNKDLKRCAQAQSSSSVTTATCNQDAESQKFRWVSDHQLMSVALRLCLGVPSKKDQVMITLYPCNKTSELQHWECRNETLLAIQGEDFFFNSGSREEGNVMLQKESGVRSKWKIYGTTDDLCSQGYEDNETHRFWTTDPLTGTHYQINFQSALTWHQARKSCQQQNAELLSITEIHEQMYLRDLIDRMRSALWIGFNSLNFNYGWQWSGSSHFRYLNWDLGNPSLEPEKICAVLNPRKDAKWENRECDQKVGYICKRENSTLDSFSLPSDKNIAEFMFLEPIVELWIGLNDLRIQMCFEWSDKMPVTYTKWLHGEPTIAKSRQEDCVVMKGQVK